Below is a window of Candidatus Zixiibacteriota bacterium DNA.
AAACCGAATCGCCAGTATCCACGGGAATTCTGTACTCAACTTGAATCATTAGAAGCAATATGCGTGTCTGGCAAAGAATTGACAATCACTTTCTTGTAACAGCCGCGTAGCGAGTGGCAGGCTTGTCTGACCCCACTTTCCCCACAACTCCACCCCAGTTTCTTCCCCCTGACCCTTGTTTATGAGACAAGCACATAACAGACGAACTGCAATTATCATCCAAAAGCAATACGAAAAGTGTTTCAGATTCACTACAATTTCACCGCTTGAAACTATAAGCAATTTCGCCGTACGCGCCTAACAATAAGGAGTTACGCCAAAAACGCAAAGTGCATATTACCAAACAAAGCCATTTTGGGAAGAGATGACTGGACCCCGGTTTTCACCAGGGTGACAAAGGTCAAATGGGCCACCATGAACCAGGGTGACAGGATGGGGGAATGACATTGTTGTTGCGGCACCCACTACGACCATACACAAAAAAAGTACCGCCCAATTTTGAGCGGTACTTTTGGCATTGCCAAGTACAGGCATTGCCATATATCTCAAGCGATGTAGGTCGTTTTATTTCAAAGCTGGTACAGCCTCTACCACAGTTCCGCGCAGGCTCACGCCCGGCTCCATAGGAGCAACTGCGGTCGGCGGCTCCGACATTTGCCAGTTGGTCGGAATCGCGGGATCACCGCTCACATACGATAGGCGCCAGCTGTATTCAATCGGATAGTAGGCTGACCAGTCCGGTGTCCAATAGTCAATATAGCCATGGATATCATAAGTCCCTGTGCCTGGCTGAGAGATACCCACCTGCCATTCGGTCAAGTACAACACCCAGCCATCGGTATAACCGAACTCCTGGTTTATCATCTCCAACACTAGCGGATTGCAGTGATACTCCATCGCCGTAGTTGCAAAGGTCTCGTTGGGTGAACATTGGGTGTTTGTTACCGTGTCTGTGACCTCTACGGTGTCTACGGTATGGACATATTCATATTGGACGATTGTGTCGTAGATATGATCCACCTGCACAATGGTATCGTAGACATAAGTCATCTGGACTACAGTATCATAAACCGTATTCACCTGATAAACGGTATCGGTCACATTCTGAGAAGTGGTGTCATACAGAATCACGGTGTCTACTTCATAGATAGTGACCGGATCAGAGATCGATACCGTATCATATTGGATAACTGTGTCCGGGGGCAGTTGGACATATTCAATATCATGAATGACTTCAGTCGATGTCACTATCCTCTCTTTGTCACACCCTGACATCAACATGGCTACTATAACAAGAACTCCGATTATGGCGAGAATCTTTTGCACCGGTGGCTCCTTTCGATTGTCTGATACTATGTCTGCCCCCTCCACTGCAAAACCTACGCCGACCGCCGGAGAATTAACACCCGCAACCTATATTGTTTGTACGCAACATCTTAGATGTCATCTCCTACTACCGGAAGATATGTCGATCAGGGTCCAGAATGGACAATCTGCTGCAGCAAAGCACTTGTCACGCACAGTAAATCCGAATTCGCTCCTTGTCGGTGTCGATGTCAATCAATCTCTGGGGAGAGCCTGGATGAGGCTGTCGCTTCCGAACCCATTTTGCCCTTGATATTCTCCTTTATATACATAGATTAGGCCAGAATTTGTTAGACTCGGCAACTCAAAGTGCGAAAGAAACTGGTTTGAAAGAGCGAAGAAACATCGGAATCGAATCACCGGGTGTGAGCGTTGCGGTCATCAAGAAAGACCCTGACGGATGGAAGTTTTTGCTCCTCAAGCGGGGTCCGGGTGAATCTTATGGAGGATTCTGGGGATTTGTTACTGGTGGCAGGAGGGGAAATGAAACGATCGCTCAATGCGTCAAACGTGAGTTGGTGGAAGAAACCAGACTTGCTCCCCTAAGCATGTGGGCGACCGAGTATGTTATTCAATTCTATGAGCCGGAGAATGACAAGATATGGATCCTGCCTCAAATCGTGGCAATAGTGGATGAAGGCGCCGAAGTTGTCTTGTCCGAAGAGAATGTCGAACATAGGTGGCTTCTTCCTAATAAGGCTAAACACCTGGTCAGTTGGAAGAACGTGGTCCGTGCCATTGATGATATTTCCGAAGAACTGGCGATTTTTCCAGCCCGTAACTGGGTTGAGATTCACGCTTGAGGCTGTTACCCACGATGTCGATTGACTGTCGAAGGCGTGGAACCAATTGGAAAGCCGGACGTTGAAGATGACAGCGAGGATTGCCGACAGAAGTCAAGGAAAGTCGCCCTTCAAACTGCTTGACGATCCGGCATCGAGGCGTATATTTTGGTGTTGATACGGAATTTAATTGTGACTGGTGATGAATGCTTATAACTGTTTGTAAATCAAAGATTCATAGAGCCACTGTAACCGAGGCCAATCTCGATTATGTTGGTTCAATAACAATCGACTCCGATTTGATCCGCGCCGCTGATCTTATCCCGTATGAGAAAGTCCAGGTGGCCAACATCTCCAATGGTGAACGGTTCGAGACGTATGTCATTGAGGGCAAGGCAGGCAGTGGAACAATCACTTTAAACGGCGCCGCCGCTCGTAAGGGATCAGTCGGTGACCTGGTTATCATCATCGCCTACGGTCACATGGATCGTGCGGAGGCGGCTGATTTCAAACCGGCTATCGTTCATGTTGATGATAAAAATAGACAAGCTCTGTCATAAAACACTTCTCTCCGACTTAGATTCACGCAAGCTGGTAGGATCAAATGCCTGACAAAAAAGCGGCTATAATCCTTGCTGCCGGACAGGGCAAGCGAATGAAATCTGACCTGCCCAAAGTTCTGCACAAAATCGACGGTCGTCCGATGATTACCATCCTTATGGACACCCTGACTTCGATGGACTTCGACCGAATTGTGATCGTGATCGGTCACAAGGGAGAATTGATCAAGCAGGCGCTTACCGATTATCAGGTTGACTTTGTCTGGCAACGTGAACAGTTGGGGACTGGCCATGCTGTCCAAATGACATCTGATCTTATGGCCGATTTTGATGGAACGACTCTTGTCGCAGCCGGTGATGTGCCATTTCTCTCCAGTCAATCAATAAATCAACTGTTTGAATTGCACAGCCACGTTGGTGCTTCCGCCACTTGTCTTTCAGCTGTACTCGAAGACGCTACCGGCTATGGGCGGATCGTTCGCGAGGGAGATTCAGACACCTTGCTGGAAATTATCGAACACAAGGATGCTTCGCCGGAAGTACTGACAATAAATGAGATAAATAGCGGAACATTCTGTTTTGACAACCGGGCACTGTTCGTCGCTTTGAAGGATGTTGGTTGCTCCAACGCCCAAGGGGAATACTACCTGACCGACACGGTGAAGATTATGCGTAACAATGGCTTACGGGTAGCAGTGATTGCTTGTAAAAACGCTGATGAAGTACGAGGTGTCAACTCGATCGAGCAACTGGGGGAACTGGAGCGAAAATTCCTATCGAAATAGGAATCATTTATTAGTCAAATTTGCTTATTCCGACGTAACAAGAGTGAAGGCCCCCGATAATTGCTTCGATAAGTTCAATAGGGGGAACATTTTGTTATTGACCCGCTTGTCCGGGTAGAATACATTAGTGGGGAAGGATGTAGTTTGAGTGCCCATATGAAAATCTTACTGACAGCAATAATTACTCTGGCTCTTGCAGCCTCAGCTTCAGCACAATCTGTTGATCAGGTTACATTGGATAATACTACTCGTGCCAACAGTCTGGGTGTGGCTCCAGTTGCTCGCGCAGCATCATTGATTGATCTATCGAGATTGAACTTATCGCACAGTTATTCGCTGTCCTATTTCTCCGGTGCACGGAGTGGTTCGGTCGGATTGCTCAATACCACGATGTTCTATGAATTTTCTCCCAAACTTTCGCTTTTTTTAAATCTTGGTGTTATGCACAATATTGGCGCAATTCGGGGCGACGCCAAAAATAGTGCGACGTTGTTACCAGGTTTTCAGCTTGATTATCATCCGTCCGATAAATTTAGACTGTCAAT
It encodes the following:
- a CDS encoding NUDIX domain-containing protein; its protein translation is MKERRNIGIESPGVSVAVIKKDPDGWKFLLLKRGPGESYGGFWGFVTGGRRGNETIAQCVKRELVEETRLAPLSMWATEYVIQFYEPENDKIWILPQIVAIVDEGAEVVLSEENVEHRWLLPNKAKHLVSWKNVVRAIDDISEELAIFPARNWVEIHA
- a CDS encoding aspartate 1-decarboxylase, with product MLITVCKSKIHRATVTEANLDYVGSITIDSDLIRAADLIPYEKVQVANISNGERFETYVIEGKAGSGTITLNGAAARKGSVGDLVIIIAYGHMDRAEAADFKPAIVHVDDKNRQALS
- a CDS encoding NTP transferase domain-containing protein, with the protein product MPDKKAAIILAAGQGKRMKSDLPKVLHKIDGRPMITILMDTLTSMDFDRIVIVIGHKGELIKQALTDYQVDFVWQREQLGTGHAVQMTSDLMADFDGTTLVAAGDVPFLSSQSINQLFELHSHVGASATCLSAVLEDATGYGRIVREGDSDTLLEIIEHKDASPEVLTINEINSGTFCFDNRALFVALKDVGCSNAQGEYYLTDTVKIMRNNGLRVAVIACKNADEVRGVNSIEQLGELERKFLSK